In Dehalogenimonas etheniformans, one genomic interval encodes:
- a CDS encoding aspartate kinase produces the protein MAIIVQKYGGTSVANAERIRSVARRIIATKEKGNQVVVVVSAMGDSTDDLIELAESLTDRPDPRELDLLMSTGEIVSSTLLAMTLKHMGHEAISLSGAQAGIKTDASHSRARITGIEPERIHRELHKGRIVIVAGFQGITESMEVTTLGRGGSDTSAVALAAILGAKICERFTDVDGVYTADPRVVPEARRLKEISYEEMLELATYGAKIMHPRAVELGELYNIPILVASSFNDNPGTLIHGGQMEIRNKVSGIAHDLDVAKITIVGIPDKPGIAASLFEPLAKAGVSVDTIVQNASVKHITDMTFTLAESDLKKAMEVVKPIADHLGATSIEADPNIGKISIVGTGIQNTPGYAAKMFRALYDAGINIDLISTSEIRITVIIEEGKVKEAVRALHKAFELETEE, from the coding sequence ATGGCAATCATCGTTCAAAAGTACGGCGGCACCTCGGTAGCTAATGCCGAGCGCATACGCTCCGTTGCCCGCAGGATCATCGCCACAAAAGAGAAAGGCAACCAGGTGGTGGTCGTCGTTTCGGCCATGGGCGATTCCACCGATGACCTCATTGAATTGGCAGAATCTCTAACCGACCGGCCAGACCCACGGGAACTCGACCTGCTCATGTCCACCGGCGAGATCGTCTCATCGACTCTCCTGGCGATGACCCTAAAGCACATGGGACACGAGGCGATTTCCCTTTCGGGCGCACAGGCGGGCATCAAAACCGACGCCTCCCACAGCCGAGCCCGCATCACCGGCATCGAGCCCGAACGTATCCATCGGGAGTTGCATAAAGGGCGTATAGTCATCGTCGCCGGCTTCCAGGGCATCACCGAGAGCATGGAGGTGACCACCCTCGGGCGGGGAGGTTCCGACACCTCGGCGGTGGCTCTTGCCGCTATCCTGGGGGCGAAGATCTGCGAACGATTCACCGACGTCGACGGCGTCTACACGGCCGATCCCAGGGTCGTTCCCGAAGCCCGGCGATTGAAAGAGATAAGCTACGAGGAGATGCTGGAGCTTGCGACCTACGGCGCTAAGATCATGCATCCCCGGGCCGTCGAATTGGGCGAGCTCTATAATATCCCGATTTTGGTTGCTTCCAGTTTCAATGATAATCCCGGCACGTTGATTCACGGAGGACAAATGGAGATTCGGAATAAGGTGAGCGGCATCGCTCACGACCTCGACGTGGCAAAGATCACGATCGTCGGCATACCTGACAAACCCGGCATTGCGGCATCGCTGTTCGAGCCGCTGGCCAAAGCAGGCGTATCGGTCGATACCATAGTCCAGAACGCAAGCGTTAAGCACATCACGGACATGACCTTTACCCTGGCGGAGTCGGACCTGAAAAAAGCAATGGAAGTGGTCAAGCCGATAGCCGATCACCTGGGAGCAACCAGCATCGAGGCCGATCCGAATATTGGCAAGATTTCAATCGTAGGAACGGGCATCCAGAACACGCCGGGTTATGCCGCTAAGATGTTCAGGGCTTTGTACGATGCCGGCATCAACATCGACCTCATTTCCACCTCGGAAATCCGGATAACGGTCATTATCGAGGAAGGCAAGGTTAAAGAAGCGGTTCGGGCGCTGCACAAAGCGTTTGAATTGGAAACCGAAGAATAG
- a CDS encoding endonuclease III domain-containing protein, whose product MVTYWTMTGKPELRRELIGIHNKLLACYGVQHWWPGETPFEIMVGAILTQSAAWGNVEKAITNLKSAGKLSPSAIRDMPMVDLAKMVYPSGYYNAKARKLKALAEWLGKYKDDLSRLDRSPTVDLRQELLEIYGVGPETSDAILLYVFKRPVFVIDAYTRRLFRRLGVEPPVDNYDGWQALFMDNLPHEFELFAEYHALIVKHGKDICRKSPQCTECCLSNECSGKPSATKPVHLGGPT is encoded by the coding sequence ATGGTAACATATTGGACTATGACCGGCAAACCTGAATTACGAAGAGAGTTGATCGGTATACACAACAAACTTCTAGCCTGCTACGGTGTACAACACTGGTGGCCGGGCGAAACGCCGTTTGAAATCATGGTTGGTGCTATTCTCACCCAGTCAGCGGCCTGGGGTAACGTTGAAAAAGCGATCACAAACCTCAAATCCGCGGGGAAGCTTTCACCATCGGCCATCAGGGACATGCCAATGGTTGACCTCGCCAAAATGGTTTACCCTTCCGGGTATTACAACGCCAAGGCAAGGAAGCTCAAAGCTCTGGCCGAGTGGCTCGGCAAGTATAAGGACGACCTGTCAAGGCTCGACAGATCTCCGACTGTTGATCTGCGGCAGGAACTCCTCGAGATCTACGGAGTAGGGCCGGAGACATCTGACGCGATTTTGCTTTACGTGTTCAAACGGCCGGTATTCGTCATTGATGCCTATACCCGAAGACTATTCAGGCGCCTGGGGGTTGAGCCTCCGGTTGACAATTACGACGGTTGGCAGGCTCTTTTCATGGACAACCTGCCCCACGAATTCGAGTTATTCGCCGAATATCATGCCCTGATCGTTAAACACGGCAAAGACATCTGCCGGAAGTCGCCGCAATGCACCGAATGTTGCCTCAGCAACGAATGTTCAGGAAAGCCCTCCGCCACTAAACCGGTTCACTTGGGCGGACCGACGTGA
- a CDS encoding cofactor-independent phosphoglycerate mutase produces MKYVVLIIDGASGWPVESLGNKTSLEAAETPNLDQMARRATVGMTGTVPEGMEPSSACACMSVLGYNPKVYYKGRAAIEAKSLDIPIAAEETVFRANLVTVEDGIMRDYSAGHIDSNESAALIKFLNEKLETPDLKLFPGVGYRHILKLKGRPETLRAACKPPHDIPDQPVEGYLPKGEGSDILRSIMDSSAELLKDHPINVARIARGEPPATQLWLFWGSGPLPKMPSFKERYGIGAAITSGVDLLRGLGQMQGMDVMCIDGVTDNIDNDYALQMEEALKALDIYDMVVVHVEAPDEAGHSGNAEEKVKAIEMIDRDMVGRLRDFKGDKLRVLIMPDHPTPLKIRTHAAEMVPFLIWGSGVRTSGARRFTEAEAKGTKLMVAEAHNIMSMVVRG; encoded by the coding sequence ATGAAATACGTAGTGCTCATCATTGACGGGGCCTCCGGATGGCCGGTGGAATCGCTAGGAAACAAAACGAGCCTGGAAGCGGCAGAGACGCCGAACCTCGACCAAATGGCGAGGCGCGCCACGGTAGGCATGACCGGCACGGTGCCCGAAGGGATGGAACCGTCATCCGCCTGCGCCTGCATGTCGGTGCTGGGCTATAATCCCAAGGTCTATTACAAAGGGCGCGCCGCAATCGAAGCCAAGAGCCTGGACATCCCCATCGCCGCCGAAGAAACGGTCTTCCGAGCCAACTTGGTGACAGTCGAGGACGGGATCATGCGGGATTATTCCGCCGGGCATATTGACTCCAACGAATCCGCCGCCCTGATCAAGTTCCTGAACGAAAAACTGGAGACACCAGACCTTAAACTGTTCCCTGGGGTGGGGTACCGCCATATTTTAAAACTCAAAGGACGTCCGGAAACGCTTCGCGCCGCATGCAAACCGCCCCACGACATCCCCGACCAACCTGTCGAGGGATATTTGCCGAAGGGTGAAGGCAGCGACATCCTGCGAAGCATAATGGATTCTTCTGCAGAACTACTGAAAGACCACCCGATCAATGTCGCCAGAATTGCCCGGGGCGAACCGCCAGCAACTCAACTATGGCTGTTCTGGGGCAGCGGTCCCCTCCCCAAAATGCCGTCGTTCAAGGAACGCTACGGGATAGGAGCGGCGATCACCTCTGGCGTCGATCTCCTACGGGGTCTGGGGCAGATGCAGGGGATGGACGTGATGTGCATCGATGGCGTCACCGATAACATCGACAACGACTACGCGCTTCAGATGGAAGAAGCCCTGAAGGCATTAGACATTTACGACATGGTGGTGGTTCACGTGGAGGCACCAGACGAGGCGGGGCACTCCGGCAACGCTGAGGAAAAGGTCAAAGCGATCGAAATGATCGACCGCGACATGGTAGGGCGGTTGCGGGATTTCAAGGGAGATAAGCTCAGAGTGCTGATCATGCCCGATCACCCGACGCCGCTTAAGATCCGTACCCACGCCGCCGAAATGGTGCCATTTTTGATCTGGGGTTCCGGCGTCAGGACGAGCGGCGCAAGACGCTTCACTGAGGCCGAGGCAAAAGGCACTAAGCTGATGGTGGCCGAGGCGCACAACATTATGAGTATGGTGGTAAGAGGATAA
- a CDS encoding NifU family protein — MQDKVKAALDKVRPNLQADGGDVQFVEVKDGVVKVKLTGACAGCPMSQMTLKKGIENFLKREIPEVKEVVSA, encoded by the coding sequence ATGCAGGATAAGGTCAAGGCAGCCTTGGACAAAGTCCGCCCCAATCTCCAGGCCGACGGCGGCGATGTTCAGTTCGTTGAAGTCAAAGACGGTGTCGTTAAAGTTAAACTCACCGGCGCCTGCGCCGGTTGCCCCATGTCTCAGATGACCCTAAAAAAAGGTATCGAGAATTTCCTCAAACGGGAGATCCCGGAGGTCAAAGAGGTCGTTTCAGCCTAA
- a CDS encoding MFS transporter — protein MKFRLTPFWILCLTGGVAIFSSTMAKNPALPLYVKSLGISDPALGFIAASSTIVGILASLPAGAISDAIGRRRVVLFAAVIFATAPFLYLFVHNAGTLVLVRVYHGLATAILGPVALAIVADTYAKGRGERMGWYSSATLVGRFLAPFVGGLLIFGNDFHLVYLADGVAGVITLLLAIRLPKDSTGNARVADTLRKNWRKYVKEVSFVFRHKGILATSGVEAAQYFGYGCLETFLPVYLNEKLGFAAWQIGLLFTAQIVVTAFTKPIMGRLSDKYGRIRTIMAGLILGGAIIMLILTTSSYLLMLILIATSGLGLAIVTSSTSALVADLAREEGRGSALGIMSGIMDIGQSSGPILTGILIGAFSFTLAFTTAGLVLIVMSIIFWLVMRSSRQQTETTGVQDK, from the coding sequence ATGAAATTCAGACTCACACCATTCTGGATACTCTGCTTAACAGGCGGTGTGGCCATTTTCAGCTCGACGATGGCCAAAAATCCGGCGCTACCGTTGTACGTCAAATCGTTGGGAATATCGGACCCCGCGCTGGGTTTCATCGCCGCTTCATCCACTATCGTCGGTATCCTGGCCAGCTTGCCTGCGGGGGCGATATCGGACGCCATCGGGCGCAGGAGGGTGGTGTTGTTTGCGGCGGTGATCTTCGCGACCGCGCCTTTTTTGTATCTCTTCGTCCACAACGCGGGAACGCTGGTGCTGGTGCGCGTTTACCATGGACTAGCCACGGCGATCCTAGGACCAGTTGCTCTGGCAATCGTGGCCGACACTTATGCAAAGGGGCGGGGGGAGCGGATGGGGTGGTACTCATCGGCAACGCTGGTGGGGCGGTTCCTGGCGCCGTTCGTCGGCGGGCTGCTGATTTTCGGCAACGATTTCCACCTGGTCTATCTGGCTGACGGTGTCGCCGGAGTCATAACTCTGTTGCTGGCGATCCGATTACCGAAAGATTCAACCGGAAATGCGAGGGTCGCCGATACACTGAGAAAGAACTGGCGCAAATACGTTAAAGAGGTCTCTTTCGTCTTCCGGCATAAGGGAATACTGGCGACCAGCGGCGTCGAAGCGGCACAGTATTTCGGCTACGGCTGCCTGGAAACTTTCCTGCCGGTTTACCTAAACGAGAAGCTGGGGTTTGCCGCATGGCAGATCGGGCTCCTGTTCACCGCCCAAATCGTGGTTACCGCTTTCACCAAACCGATCATGGGCAGGTTATCCGACAAGTACGGGCGGATCCGAACGATCATGGCCGGACTGATCCTCGGGGGAGCGATAATCATGCTCATCCTGACTACCTCCAGCTACCTCCTGATGCTGATTCTTATCGCTACATCAGGATTGGGGCTTGCTATTGTCACCTCATCAACCTCGGCGCTGGTAGCAGACTTGGCGCGGGAGGAGGGGAGGGGGAGCGCACTCGGGATTATGTCCGGCATCATGGACATCGGGCAATCTAGCGGTCCGATCCTGACTGGTATCCTGATCGGGGCGTTCTCATTTACCTTGGCCTTCACCACAGCCGGGCTTGTCCTTATAGTCATGAGCATTATTTTCTGGTTGGTGATGCGGTCGTCCAGGCAACAAACCGAGACGACCGGCGTTCAAGACAAATGA
- a CDS encoding PAS domain-containing protein — translation MLESLPLSTIAAMLDTLPVDLTFMDEKDRIVWFSGHRIFNRPAEIIGRDVRLCHKESSRPAIDKMIADFKSGASDLVEHFTDKSDGRKIRIRYMAVRDALGDYLGMVEMADDITSVRPSEPV, via the coding sequence ATGCTCGAAAGCCTGCCTCTTTCAACCATCGCCGCCATGCTGGACACATTGCCGGTCGACCTGACGTTCATGGATGAAAAAGACCGGATCGTTTGGTTTTCCGGCCACCGCATCTTCAACCGCCCGGCGGAGATAATTGGCCGTGATGTCCGGCTGTGCCACAAGGAGTCATCGCGGCCGGCTATCGACAAAATGATCGCCGATTTCAAATCGGGCGCGAGCGATCTGGTAGAGCATTTCACCGACAAAAGCGACGGGCGGAAAATCCGGATCAGGTATATGGCCGTCCGCGATGCGTTGGGTGACTACCTTGGAATGGTCGAAATGGCGGATGACATCACGTCGGTCCGCCCAAGTGAACCGGTTTAG
- a CDS encoding class I SAM-dependent methyltransferase, with protein sequence MSFYSLVIDRALRRLRQRTPEFAGMKPGDKVLDVCCGTGDQAAYLAWLGIDAWGIDLDPKMIAVAERKRQKSGKENLHFQLADATALPFGDGFFDYSTISLALHEKSLETQQKVIAEMQRVTKKGGGRLILADYPVPARRFYRFAEMVVGGEHYLCFKATQALGGMEALAKTLDLGIEEASSAVGGSFNLLKIKN encoded by the coding sequence GTGAGTTTTTACAGCCTGGTTATCGACCGGGCGTTAAGGCGATTACGTCAAAGAACCCCCGAATTTGCAGGGATGAAACCCGGCGACAAAGTGCTGGATGTCTGCTGCGGGACTGGGGACCAGGCAGCTTATCTAGCCTGGCTAGGAATTGACGCGTGGGGGATCGATCTTGACCCCAAGATGATCGCCGTCGCAGAGAGAAAACGGCAGAAATCCGGAAAAGAAAACCTGCATTTTCAGTTGGCCGACGCCACGGCGTTGCCTTTCGGAGATGGATTTTTCGATTACTCAACGATTTCGTTAGCTCTGCACGAAAAGTCACTCGAAACCCAGCAAAAAGTGATTGCTGAGATGCAGCGTGTGACGAAAAAAGGGGGCGGCCGGTTGATCCTGGCCGATTATCCAGTTCCGGCACGGCGGTTCTACCGGTTCGCGGAGATGGTGGTTGGCGGAGAACATTATCTTTGCTTTAAGGCCACCCAGGCTCTAGGCGGGATGGAAGCACTCGCAAAGACACTTGATCTAGGAATTGAAGAGGCAAGCTCCGCGGTTGGCGGCAGCTTTAACCTATTGAAAATTAAGAACTGA
- a CDS encoding head GIN domain-containing protein yields the protein MARKEFDFSGFTGVEVRNAMKLEVKRGDQFSVAVEADDQALNDVKVSVFGGTLTAKLEARWGHIGLVFKGVSAPKLIVTMPELRSIELAAASKGEISGFSGLDTFQATLSGASTLSGDVACKQLKLEAGAASHFELSGSAETANIELTAASNANLEKMTVGDARIKLGGAASMTIDVKGKLDAIVSGASNLRWLGTPTLGDVKITGASSFTKKT from the coding sequence ATGGCCCGTAAGGAATTCGATTTCAGCGGTTTCACCGGCGTTGAAGTCCGCAACGCCATGAAACTTGAGGTCAAGCGCGGCGATCAGTTCTCGGTAGCGGTCGAAGCAGACGATCAGGCATTGAACGACGTCAAAGTCAGCGTTTTCGGCGGGACGCTCACCGCTAAGCTGGAAGCTCGGTGGGGCCATATCGGCCTGGTTTTTAAGGGGGTTTCAGCTCCAAAGCTAATCGTCACTATGCCGGAACTACGCTCAATCGAACTGGCTGCCGCCAGCAAAGGGGAAATTTCCGGGTTCAGCGGGCTCGATACCTTTCAGGCAACGCTCTCCGGTGCAAGCACCCTGAGCGGCGACGTCGCCTGTAAACAATTGAAACTCGAAGCGGGAGCGGCTTCCCATTTCGAACTCAGCGGTAGCGCCGAGACGGCGAATATCGAACTTACAGCAGCTTCCAACGCCAACCTTGAAAAAATGACTGTTGGAGATGCCCGGATAAAGCTCGGCGGGGCCGCCAGCATGACCATCGACGTCAAAGGCAAACTCGACGCAATCGTTTCAGGCGCCAGCAACCTCCGGTGGTTAGGCACGCCAACACTCGGCGACGTCAAAATAACCGGTGCTTCGAGTTTTACCAAGAAGACATAA
- a CDS encoding head GIN domain-containing protein encodes MKKLFVLIGLATLPLLGLACIPFGSIVGRGPTETRSLDFSEFTKVEVSSTFDVEIIRDASYSVSVTTNQNIFDYLDFERNGDTLKIKLKNGNYTVASLKARVAMPQIASLQVTVASSAALSGFTSNEGLKLAASGASSIELDGIKCGDVNSTISGASKIRGSLESGNTVFNVSGASNISFSGRGQDLNMAVSGASRATLKEFVTASAKVNFSGASNGDVNTSGRLDVTLSGASSLKYYGNPTMGDVNVTGASTLNKG; translated from the coding sequence ATGAAGAAACTTTTTGTGTTGATCGGACTTGCTACGCTTCCACTACTTGGATTAGCCTGTATCCCGTTCGGCAGTATCGTCGGACGCGGACCAACCGAAACTCGATCCCTCGATTTCTCGGAGTTCACCAAGGTAGAGGTCTCCTCGACTTTCGATGTAGAGATTATCCGGGATGCCTCTTATTCGGTGAGCGTCACCACCAACCAAAATATATTTGACTACCTGGACTTCGAGAGAAACGGGGATACGCTGAAGATAAAGCTCAAGAACGGCAACTATACCGTCGCTTCTCTGAAAGCCAGGGTCGCCATGCCGCAGATCGCAAGCTTGCAGGTCACCGTCGCCTCTTCGGCCGCACTCAGCGGTTTTACCTCCAACGAAGGCTTGAAGCTCGCTGCCAGCGGCGCCAGCAGTATAGAACTAGATGGTATCAAATGTGGCGACGTCAACAGCACCATCTCGGGCGCTTCCAAGATCCGCGGCAGCCTGGAAAGCGGCAATACCGTGTTTAACGTCAGCGGGGCATCAAATATCAGCTTCTCAGGCCGAGGCCAAGATCTGAACATGGCGGTTTCCGGCGCCTCACGGGCGACACTCAAAGAATTCGTTACGGCAAGCGCAAAAGTCAATTTTTCCGGCGCCTCGAACGGCGACGTAAACACCTCGGGCAGGCTGGATGTGACCTTGTCGGGGGCTTCATCTTTGAAGTATTACGGAAATCCTACAATGGGCGACGTCAATGTCACAGGAGCGTCAACTTTGAATAAAGGCTAA
- a CDS encoding homocitrate synthase/isopropylmalate synthase family protein has translation MPKIYLIDVTNRDGVQTAKLGLSKLEKTMVNLYLSEMGVFQSEFGFPTTKHETNYLRANLRLAELGVIAPLRLEGWMRAISSDVELGFQMVPGLKHVNLSISTSNQMIDGKFKGKKTRKDVIKEMTSAVDTAYRLGATTVGVNAEDGSRTDLEYLTEYGLAAKEHGATRLRYCDTLGYDDPFSIYDTCRALAEAVGMPIELHCHGDLGMAVANSIAGARGVIDGGQDAYINTTLNGIGERAGNADLVATVLALTKSKSFAGKYELGNPIDLTKSWKIAKFASYAFGVPIPINQPGVGANAFAHESGIHADGVLKDPHNYELYGFEELGRGDPEMVETGREICAGEYSGISGFSHIMSDRMSWHFKNKEEAQEILELVRYANVLSHKPLVEDELLFIARYPHTAKRLLTVTPLEGSDVIDELFTPWPEDKNKIKETL, from the coding sequence GTGCCTAAGATTTATTTAATCGATGTCACCAACCGCGACGGCGTACAGACGGCCAAACTCGGCTTGTCCAAACTGGAAAAGACCATGGTCAACCTATACCTTTCCGAGATGGGTGTTTTCCAATCGGAATTTGGTTTCCCCACCACCAAACACGAAACGAACTATCTGCGCGCCAATCTGCGCCTGGCTGAACTCGGGGTCATCGCTCCATTGCGCTTGGAAGGATGGATGCGCGCTATTTCATCGGACGTTGAATTGGGCTTCCAGATGGTGCCGGGGTTGAAGCATGTCAACCTTTCGATTTCAACCTCCAATCAGATGATCGATGGTAAATTCAAAGGCAAGAAGACACGGAAGGACGTCATCAAGGAAATGACTTCCGCGGTTGACACCGCTTACCGCCTCGGCGCCACAACTGTGGGCGTCAACGCCGAGGATGGTTCGCGCACCGATCTCGAGTATCTGACGGAATATGGTCTCGCGGCCAAGGAACACGGCGCCACCCGGTTGCGTTACTGCGACACCCTTGGTTATGACGACCCCTTCTCCATCTACGATACCTGTCGCGCGCTGGCCGAGGCCGTCGGTATGCCCATAGAATTGCACTGTCACGGTGACCTTGGAATGGCCGTAGCCAACTCGATAGCCGGGGCTCGCGGCGTTATCGATGGCGGTCAGGACGCCTATATCAACACCACCCTCAACGGCATCGGCGAGCGAGCCGGCAACGCCGACCTCGTTGCCACAGTGCTGGCCTTGACCAAAAGCAAGAGCTTTGCGGGCAAATACGAGCTGGGCAATCCTATCGACTTAACCAAGAGCTGGAAGATCGCCAAGTTCGCTTCATACGCTTTCGGCGTCCCCATACCTATCAACCAGCCCGGTGTCGGCGCCAACGCCTTCGCCCACGAATCCGGCATCCACGCCGACGGTGTCCTCAAAGACCCTCACAATTATGAGCTTTACGGCTTCGAAGAGCTCGGCCGCGGCGATCCCGAAATGGTGGAGACCGGACGCGAGATCTGCGCCGGAGAATATTCCGGTATCTCCGGCTTCTCTCATATCATGAGCGACCGAATGTCCTGGCACTTCAAGAACAAGGAAGAAGCCCAGGAGATACTTGAGCTGGTGCGCTACGCCAATGTCCTTTCCCATAAACCGCTGGTCGAAGACGAATTGCTGTTTATCGCCCGCTACCCCCACACCGCCAAACGCCTGCTCACGGTGACTCCACTGGAGGGATCGGACGTTATCGATGAACTGTTTACGCCCTGGCCCGAGGATAAGAATAAAATCAAGGAAACACTGTAG
- the mazG gene encoding nucleoside triphosphate pyrophosphohydrolase produces MPDPSSVPEQDASDFQTLVNIIDRLRAPDGCPWDREQTHLSVRDSLLEECYEVLEAIDSGDKIELKTELGDLLMQVVFHSKIAAENGDFTIGNVIEGIVTKLIRRHPHVFGDREAKDAGEVLRRWEDIKKAEKPTRESMLDGVPIAMPALAYSEEVQGRVARVGFDWKDDQGVIDKLVEEIAELKEAATGAEREAEFGDVLFTLVNYARRQGIDAESALRGANHKFAERFKAMEGYCTEKGISFKDLTFDQQNEIWEKVKEQT; encoded by the coding sequence TTGCCAGATCCCTCATCAGTCCCGGAACAGGATGCTTCCGATTTCCAAACCCTGGTCAACATCATAGACCGACTGCGGGCTCCGGACGGATGCCCGTGGGACCGGGAACAAACACACCTGTCTGTCCGCGACAGCTTGCTCGAGGAATGCTACGAGGTGCTAGAAGCGATAGACTCCGGCGACAAGATTGAGCTTAAGACCGAGCTGGGCGACCTATTGATGCAGGTCGTATTTCATTCGAAAATCGCCGCGGAAAACGGCGATTTCACCATCGGCAATGTCATCGAGGGCATCGTCACCAAACTTATCAGACGCCATCCCCACGTTTTCGGCGACAGGGAAGCCAAAGATGCGGGCGAGGTGCTCCGGCGTTGGGAGGATATTAAAAAAGCCGAAAAACCTACCAGGGAATCAATGCTGGACGGAGTCCCGATAGCTATGCCCGCTCTTGCCTATAGCGAGGAAGTCCAAGGCAGGGTGGCCAGGGTGGGTTTCGATTGGAAAGACGACCAGGGGGTTATCGACAAATTGGTTGAGGAGATTGCCGAACTAAAGGAAGCCGCAACAGGCGCAGAAAGAGAAGCGGAGTTTGGCGACGTCCTGTTCACCCTGGTCAACTATGCCCGGAGACAGGGCATCGACGCCGAAAGCGCGTTAAGAGGCGCAAACCATAAGTTTGCAGAACGCTTCAAGGCGATGGAGGGCTACTGCACTGAAAAGGGAATATCCTTCAAGGACTTGACCTTCGACCAGCAGAACGAAATTTGGGAAAAGGTGAAGGAGCAGACTTAA
- a CDS encoding 4Fe-4S dicluster domain-containing protein, producing the protein MEDRVKIDPELCTGCGVCAMMCPRQILEVDADTGLCKVTDQSKCDLLGGCEFQCPTGAISVRRPAVSR; encoded by the coding sequence ATGGAAGATAGAGTCAAAATCGATCCGGAACTGTGTACCGGCTGCGGGGTCTGCGCGATGATGTGCCCGCGGCAAATCCTCGAGGTAGATGCTGACACTGGCCTCTGCAAGGTTACCGACCAGAGCAAATGTGACCTACTGGGCGGCTGCGAGTTCCAATGCCCAACCGGAGCAATAAGTGTCCGGCGGCCCGCTGTCTCCAGATAG